CCGAAGTTCACCGTCGGCAGTTAGATTGTATCCTCCGTTTGACGACATTTTCGATGGTATGCTTTGCTGCTCGATAAAACGATTATCCAAAAGGGGTTCCGttgcgtgttttttcttcctaatcCACAACAAATATCGGTGAATGGGCAAAGTGAGGATGTGGATCAAACTATTGCCGCACGATTACAACAAAACGGCACGATTGCAAGAAAACAACGGCACTTCATTCGCTCTTTCTTCTAGCAGGACCGAGATCAGTGCTAGTCGCTTAAAACTCTTCGTTGCAGCCCTACTACTGTGTGCTATGTGAAACTGGAACTATGCTGCCACGCGTTGGTGGCTATACGATAccagtttttttcctctctatcGTGCTTTCTTTCTTATGCTTTCCTCCGGTTCTAGTTTTCAAGTTTATCTAGGTTCCTGATCTGCAAGCATCCCCGTCGCTTGCGAGATAGCACACTCGCCTTTCAGTCCCGTGTTCCAGCTTCCACCAACAGTACAACtctaaatgttttgtttgtttgcttgttctcGGTTCGGCACTCTCAGCTGCGACTCTAGCTCGGCGGAGATAGTCGCGGGATCAACAAGGGGATGTGTTGTGAGCGAAAGCTAACTGTAACGAAATGCTGCTGCAGCTTCAGCAGTAATAAAGCCACATGCACTGATCGTTCACTTCGGTTCCTCACAATACGCGTACAAAACTTTGATGGCTTCAGTCGTTCACCCGTTTTGTTTCCCCAACACGACGATGCTTCGTGGTCCGCACTTTAAGGGGAATCTACTATggtgatttaattattttgtcaACAATTGGTAACTTCCAGTTTTATCCCCTCAGTTTCTTAGGTGCTGATTTGTGTGTGAAGGTTTGTAACTATCGGCGAAGTTGCGGGAAGGAATAATAATGTGCACCGTCGAAAAATTACTTTCCAAAAGTGTAGCCTAGGGCGCTGAGCAAAGGAAATGCACTTTCGATGCAAAAGGAACCAATTTCTACGTTGTGTTGCTTGTTATTGCCGTATACCGCTAGCACCCGCTGTCGTCACGATACCGCTCTAATCCAAAGCTGTTTGTGTattctctcactctttctcttgGGCATCGTATGCTCTCCGCAGAGAAACatgtttgaaatgtttacCTGCCTACCACTTGAACCCGATGTCGAGCATTGATGTACTGGGTATAAACGCTGTGGTTCAAATTGACATTCGAAGGGATGATTCGTTGCCGGTTTCTTTCTGCAGTGCACGGCAATAATCAGATTTTTAGTTGAGACACTTCAATTGCGAAATCTGGCCGAACATGACGACTGATAACAGCGGCAAAATATTTTCTGTAATTGTTTCGGATTATATCAATTGCTTCGCGCTATTAAATCTTTTGCTTCTTATTTGCCAACGGACCTTGTGTTCAATCTATTCTATGTTTCTATACAGGTTCGGCTTTACATACACCAAAAAGAGCAAATTGTAATATTACAAGAGTACCATACGACCCCATACCTTTTTGCATGCCTACTCATGtacaaataattattgaaattctGCCTGTCTATGgtagacaacaacaaaaagaaaccgttttttgtttagcttttctttctccctctttTGCTgttattgtattgtttttagCAAATGGTAGTCGCATCTCCTGCTCAGAAATCAGTAGATTCACTTCTATTGCGATACTGTATGTTAATAGACTGTTGTAATGGTTCCATGAAAACAGGAAAATGCATAACGTTCCTTAacatttgctttgcttgttTACTTGCCGTCACTCAAATCTGGCTGCGAAAATCAAACTAATAgtattttgttaaattgggCTCTCTGAGCTattctttctcctttttttcttctgaagAACACGAAAAAGACGACTAATTGAAAGGGCAAAGGGGAAGACGACTAGTGAAAGggcagaagaaagaaagaatttaaaacaaaaaaaaggaactaatTGTAATTAAGATCGTCTACCACGGATGTAGCTTATCCTCTCTTAGTCTCCTTCATCATTGAGCCGCATACAATGCCAAAAAACGAAACTGAGGGTGGGATTTTCAACTAAAATTCCAATAGCAAcagagttttaaaatattgaaataacCTTCAATACCGTCCAGAACGCCTCAACTGTACTATGACATTAAGCTGTAAGCATAAGCCATCGGCCGAATGAGGGGATGGGGCTACAAGAaagtgcaaaagaaaagataagATATAGGAACGATATTATGTAATCAATTCGGTACAATAGTTTCGGCCATTGTTAAAGCCCTTGATTACTTACCGACTCGGAATAGGTAGTGAATTTGGGTGTTAAATCATTGCCTTTCAGCGTGATGAACGCACCAAGATTCTTCATTTGGtcgctgttgttgtgttgatGAAAACATGATAGTAaagtgttattattttcctaagTTGCACAAGGAAAATGACGTTATGATACTTACCAATAGTTAGGTGCGGAGAAGACAGTTATGCATTTTCCATTATGGTCAACCTCGTACCCTTCCGCCTTAACTTCATGACTACGTATGATATAGTCCAGGTTGTTGTACTTCAGGAATGCTTCCGTTACATCCGGCCCAAACTCTATACCCACACCACGCTTGGACGGTACACGACCCGGCTGTGGATGCGGATCGGACCACAGCAGTTCGCACATTAGCCCATCCTCTGGTGGTTGGCAGTTACGATCAATCGCGCGCAAATCGTCCAGCGATACATTATCCTTCGAGAACAGCCCACCATGCATGACCAGCACCTTCTTGTTGATCAAATGGCACAAAGGCAGCCAATTGTAAACGAGCGTAAACATATCGGCCATGTTTTGCGAGTACTTCGAAACCACCTCGCCCGTAAAGCCGTACAGTTGGTTCATGTTGAAGCTTTCGTGGTTTCCACGGGCCAGGAAAAAGTGGTTCGGATATAGCAGCTTAAACCCAAACAGGGTGAAAATGCACTCCACCGAAAAGGATCCCCGATCGACAAAGTCGCCATTGAACAGGTAGGGGTTGGTGGGCGATGGCAAACCGTTAATTTCGAATATATGCAGCAGATCGTAAAATTGACCGTGAATATCACCGCAAACGGTAAACTTTTGGCTGTCCGGGATTGTAATCTCCACCAGGGAGGGTTGCGTTTTAAGAAGCGTTTCCATGTCGCAAAGAATCTGTAACAAAGACACGCTTAATAAATGCTGACTGACTGGAAAAATGGTGCTGATTTCCTTACCCTATAGGCAAAGTTTTTGTGCAGCTTGTTCTGTTTCTTGTACCACTCCAACAGGCTTTCCATGAACTCCAAGGTAACCTTACCGTTTTCCAACTTTGGTCCAGTGTAATCGTCCTCGATAGCTGTAAGCAATAAAAGATGTGTCTTACAAAACATTGCCAAACAGACACAACGTTTGTCGGCACTCACTCGCAAATTCCAGATCACGGCACATTTTCTCAACACTCTTTTCCTGATGTTGCACCGAGATCGCTTTTTCAAAAGCTATCTTGTTTACCATCTTTTTACACTCCGTGTACTTATCCTGAGCATCCTTCGCGCTGGGACATCGTTTAGCGACCAACTCCAGATCGGCCAACGCTTTCTTGAACCTGCCGAGCGCCATCAGGGCGGCCGCCCGGCGGTAATACGCTTTGGTGTAGCTGCTCTTCATCGAAATCGCCTTATCGGCATCGCTCAGCGCGTACCCGTACGACTCTTGCCGAAAGTGAGCAAAGCTTCGATTCGCGTAGAATCGCTCGTTGGGGCACGTTTCGATCGCTTCCGTGTACAGCGCAATTGCTTGctcatatttttgttctgaagCAAAAAGCAGAGAAGAGACCGGGTTAATAGCGTGCCTCGCTTGGTTTACGGTGTTATGTATTATGGTCATGCCGCCTGGCCGGGGATGATGCACCTACCTTTGAAGTAATCATTACCACGAGCACCGAGCTCGTCGGCTTTTGCCTGCAGCGGATTTTCCTCGGGCGTGTTTTCCGATGCCGGCGCCGCTGCATTGGACGACTCCGATTTGTGATTCGTTTCCTCGGCCGCTGACGACATGCTTGTTAACAGGTTCGCAAAAACGAGTCAAGTAAAGAATAAACTAGAGAAAAcggcacagcaaaaaaacggaacaaaatgtAATGCACGCAATGCTTGCTGTTTTTTCCTTCGGTGCTCGGTTTATGCTGTCAAACGATGACAGCTGATCATACTCAGCAGATAATGTGCTGAATGTCACTCTCGACTTTAAATGTTGCTGAATACGCTGAATATTAGACATGCGGTTTGAAACGAAAAAGAGCgggcaaattttaaaactttcaattttgttgttaacaaaacgttttattttgatCGCAATGTTTTCACCAGCTCCGATATCATTGACATAAGCCTGTCAAGCTTTTTTTCAATCGCTGCCGTATTTTGGTGGCCTTCGGCATTTTCATTTGCGTTGAGGAATTTTTCTTGGAAATTGTCTATTTCTTGAACTAGAATTTTGAGCCGACTTTCAACCTGTTGGTGTATTTGATCTGGGATTTGAGAGTGTTTTAGTACACCGGGCGTAGTTTCACCAACGTGATCAGTAAATTGGACCGTCCGCCTTAATGAATGCGTTTTTGGGAACGATTCTTTCACTAAAACCTCCTGCTGTTCGGCACACAGGTCATCCTCATCGATATAATCTTTCATTAAGATTGAGGTGTAGATTGGTTTTTGTGCCTTCGTGCCAGCATCTCTCAATACGTTTAACTGCTCGATAAGATGCTCCCTCCTATGTGACGGTTGTTTCGGGTTGCCGTTGGAAGCTACCGCgattttcaacatttcattTGTCTCATCCCGTAAGTTTGAAAGATCATCAATAGTTTGCTTAGAAATGTGAAGAAATTGTTCCATTTCAGGCTTTTTCCATATTTGCAGAAAGGCTTCAATTTCCGACTGGCATGATTTATCCAGCTCGCCTGTAACGGTATGCAAAAAAGAGATTTCGTCTTGATCCAGCGAATCTCCAACCGATGGCATAGTTTCTTCCATCAACAGTGAATGGTTTTGCGTGATATGCGAAAGCAGTTCACTGCATTCCGTTATATTTGCCTTCAATTTGTTTAAGCTTTccgtgtttggtgtttgtagAACCTCTTCAAGAGAGTGATTTAGCTTTTCAAAAGTAGAGTTTAAAGAGTTGGACACACTGTCCAAAAAATGGCCCGTTTCTTCCATCTCAGACTCGTGCAAAAGCCCGAGCGATGATTCTTCCTCATCATCCAGTGAAGGCATGTTTTCCCACATTTGTTCGATTTCTTTTAAACGACCGGAAGCATCTTGAATACTTTGCGCTGTGGCAGTACTTCGATTTAGGAGGTCTGCATCAATAGAGCCGGACAGTTGTACAATTTCTTGGGACAATTGTTGTAACTCCTCAGCACACCTGATAGTATTGTGGATGATGCCGGGTAGTTCGTGTACGATGGAATGTTGCGCACTTTTTCTTGTCGCCTGTTTGACTTTTTTGTAAGCTGATACACGTTGCTTTAGGGCATTTAGCGCTTCCGTACCTTTCATGCACTGTTTTACAAGATTTTCTATCGAGGCTgatttgggaaacttttccgACGCATCGAGCAATGTGTTGTGCAGGATGATTTGATGCTGCAAGCGTTTAAGCAAATATTCGATGTTAATCTTTGATCCAGATGTTTCGAAACTGTTGTAAGCCATCTGTGCGTCGCTTAAAATGCTATCGGCGATGTTGGAGGAATCGTTCGGATTACATGGTCCAAAACTGTACCGGAAGCTTCCGAAATCCATCTCGTGCGGTAGCAATATTCCTAGCGAAGGGTCTGTTTTTTCGTTCACCGTGTGCCCTTTTGATTCTTCGGTGTTGGAGAAATTCAGCTGTTTGCCTACGGATGGTAAAAAATTCGGGTTTGCCGAATTCTTGGGCACATTGCTGGAGTAAGACCGTTTGGAAGGCTCTAGCTTTTGCGTGACTTGCTTCTCAAGAACAGTACGCAACAGTTTAGTTTTTTCGTAAATTGGTATCAATTGCTTTCGACTGAACCCGGGCCGTAAAATTTTGGAACGATCGGACAGTTGTTGCCCATCCATTGTTACTAACTTTACGCCAGTTTCTTGTTCCATGGTGTGCTCCTCTACtgcaaatttaatttccgTACTTTTCTGCCACAATTTATCTTGCGCAGACGGATCTGTTCTCTCAGATTTGTTCATTTCTTGGATTGAGAACatgttttcaaaacatatttcaagTACAAAACTCTTcctctctgtgtgtgtcgtGACAACTTCCAACCAGCAACATGGGTTACTTAGATTAACTATAATCATTTCATCACAGACCTACTGCAGTCCAACTTTACAACCACACTTCAGAAAGACCGCAAGCGAATTAACAGTCCTCATACGTTGCATACATTCAGCGGCTCGTTTTCTTAACTCCCGTCTTTCACATTTCTCCAAGTACAGGCGTACCACCTCCAAAACTTGATCCAGTTGCTTCTCGCTGAAATTAAGATTTCGCACCAGCTCGTCAACTGAGGCAAGAAACTTGCACTGCAATTTATACACCTGGTGTGCACTAGCGTCCGCGTTCCAGTGATCCTGCATGAACTTGTACATCTTTGGAAGTACATCGCTGTTTGAATACAATGAAAAGAGATTATACGTTAGACATGTTTCCTATGCTTATAGGCGCTTTCTGAAACTACTTACTCGAGTGAACGGTTGCGAATGAAGTCTTTTGCCAGTCGGGCCAGAGTTAGCAACAAATCGAATGCATTGCTCACAACGGCAGGATTCCGGTCCGAGAATCGCTCGGTAAAGTTGAACCAGATATTGTGCACTAAAGGTAGGAGTTGATTTTCATACCGTTGCAGCACATAGATACCCTCGTTGAGCGTACACAGTGCAATAATCCGTTCGGCATCGTCGGACGAAGCTAGATGTTTGAAGTTAACAGTCAGGATGCGCAACACGATCTTGACGTGTGCGGGCAGCAACTCTTCGTCGTCTTTATTCTCTTCCATTTCTGCTTCATTTCCATGCTCATCTATATCTGTCTGCTCTTCGGTCACTTCATCCGGTTTAAATTCAATATCATCCGGTTCGTTTGCAATTTCTTGTTGGAGCAGCTTTTGTAATCGCTCAATTTGCTCCACAAGATTAGTGGAAGCTTTCTCATTCGAAGGGTTCGCTGGTTCTAGGTTCATAAAGTGCTCGTAACGTAATTTTATCGAgtggataaatatttgcaacaCCCGAAGACAAACAATCGAATTATTTTCGCCATACTGTGAGTAGCTGTCAAGGATATTCATGATGATCGGTGTAACGGTTGATTCAAGCACATTGGACGTTTCGTACGGTACGAAGCGTAGTACAGCTTCGAGTATGTTCATACCATCACGAAAGTGTTCTTTGCGTCTCAAGCATCGTGTAACTTGTTGCGATATATAGTCGAGATTATGATGTATCAACTGTTCGATGCTGGACAGTCCTTGCGAGTGTGCTACAACGTCGAGCGCTAATTCAGTCGATTCGTTGATACAATTCAGTGTACTGCCACAGCATTGTAAGAGAATTCTCAACGCATCGTACAGATTCCAATGGAACTCGTCCTTCATTAACCGTGCAAGTCGAGCGATCGTACGAACCACGAGACAGATGTGCAATGCATTATATTTTTGATCTGCTATGTTGTCGTTTTCATCCAGCTCTAAGAACCAATGATGTGGCTGTAATACTTCCGAGAGCAACGTTTTGAACGGTTCCAACTGAGCGGGACTACAATCAGTGTTCGGGTCCGGAATTAATTCACTCAAAATAAACAGATAACCGTTGCTGTTCAGTCGAGAGGCGTAAAAGTCTTCCAGAATGTACATAAGTACCGTATTTACTGCTTGTTCGTGCTTTCGCAGTTTGTGGATAAGATCGAGAAACGATTGCTTCGCTCGAGCAGAGGACACATTCTTCAGTACGATCCATCGtgattcttttttctccttttgcaAATGGAAACCCTCTTCGTACTGAAAACGATAGGAAACGTACTCTCGGCGAATCAGTTCATCGACGCTCTCTAGCTCAGCGGCAGCCAACAGTACCATGATGAACTGTTCCAGAATATTTTGGCAGGAGAATACGCTAGCCAGCTGCGacgcagaaaaaaagctaagGAATCCAGTAATAAGGCGAAAGTTAGCTATTTGTTCCCGTTCTTCGCCACGGTAGATGATTCGTGGCATTTGGTTGAGTGCTTCGAAAAACAGTTCATCGGTACGATTTCCAGCGAAAGATATCGTAAAACTGGGCATAGATTCCTGACACTTTTCGCACGCAGCGCGAACGCGTTCGGATTCATCGTGACACATGGCAATTACGGTCTGAAGATAGTGCATGGTACAGGTGGGCATGTTACTGGAACGAGAATAATGAATATTGCATTTTCGAGCCAAATTGTTCAACGCGTGAGATGTGCATGGAGTTACTTACTAAGTGCAGTTTCGTAACAATTCACAATTCATTTTGGCAAATTCTAACCGTACAAGTTCTTCCTCATGCCCGCGAAGATGCAGAATCAGCTGCAGTACCTTCTCTACCTTCTTCTCCGCCTGCAGTAACCACTCCCGCGTACGTTCCGTCTCGttgaaatatttgattttatcATCCTCCCGCAATCCCAAACCCAACACATTAGCGTTCCCATCTTTGCCAGCCATACTTGCCGTCAGCTGGCGAAATCGTTCGACGCAATACTCATCGTTCGTCGCTTCTTTTGaataatcttcaaaaatcaaactaaGCGTACGGCCAAGTGCTTTTATGGCGATCCGGTACACGGCAGTACCCTGCTTTTCGTCCCCATTGATGATGGACACAAAAATGGCCAGCAGTTTCGGTAGGGCGATAAACAACAGCTCTGCCACCTGGCACCGAAGCACGATATCGTCGAAATCGAAATCATCGTGTATTTGCAACAACGACAGGACTGAGTCTACTGCCTGAAAACGTAACTTTCGTGCACGCTCCGTTTCCAGTATGCGGACGCACACAAAGATGGCTTGCGAAAGGAGGGTCAAATTTTCCTTCACGTAAATCTCCTCGATCAGCTCGGTTTGGATGTGGCGTGTAGCGAACGATAGCACTTTTAGTACGGACAGTTTGTACTCTTCCGAAAGGTTGGGACGTAGTTTACCCGTTTCTTTGTCGTAAATCAGTTTTACTGTGGCTAGGAGCGTCGTTTTTAATGCCACTGCTTTCGTGAGCCGACCTTTCTGTAGAATGGTGATGATACATTCTAGAAGGTGCGTTTTTAATTCGTTTTGATTTCTGTAAAAAGAAGGTACTTAAAAAACGGGGTAAAAGTGGATACGATACAGCAGATTCATCGTTTTACTCACTGCCCCGGTACCGCGTCGACGAGTATGACTAATTGctgaagaaaaatgttctGCAATACTAGCACACTGTTGCTGTCCACTTGCTTGAGATGTTCGTTTAGCTTCAGTATTCCTTCTTTAGTTGGTTTTCTTATAACAGCATCGAAAAGTGGTTTAATTGTGATGAAAATTTCGGAAAAATTATCCATCGCGCCGATTTGTTTACGTACAGTGGATGAGGCGGTTAGCACGCAGCAGTTTTGACAGAAGCGTGTTGGAATAACAAACGTTACCGTTCTTATTCTGAGCACGCTCACAACCTAGCGAAAGGTATTAGAATCATTTCCAAACCGAACGCAATTGACTAGTGATGGAAAAagtactttaaaaatagtaacGGTTCGGTACCTGATCTCTGGA
This genomic window from Anopheles maculipalpis chromosome 2RL, idAnoMacuDA_375_x, whole genome shotgun sequence contains:
- the LOC126565598 gene encoding uncharacterized protein LOC126565598 produces the protein MDGQQLSDRSKILRPGFSRKQLIPIYEKTKLLRTVLEKQLNFSNTEESKGHTVNEKTDPSLGILLPHEMDFGSFRYSFGPCNPNDSSNIADSILSDAQMAYNSFETSGSKINIEYLLKRLQHQIILHNTLLDASEKFPKSASIENLVKQCMKGTEALNALKQRVSAYKKVKQATRKSAQHSIVHELPGIIHNTIRCAEELQQLSQEIVQLSGSIDADLLNRSTATAQSIQDASGRLKEIEQMWENMPSLDDEEESSLGLLHESEMEETGHFLDSVSNSLNSTFEKLNHSLEEVLQTPNTESLNKLKANITECSELLSHITQNHSLLMEETMPSVGDSLDQDEISFLHTVTGELDKSCQSEIEAFLQIWKKPEMEQFLHISKQTIDDLSNLRDETNEMLKIAVASNGNPKQPSHRREHLIEQLNVLRDAGTKAQKPIYTSILMKDYIDEDDLCAEQQEVLVKESFPKTHSLRRTVQFTDHVGETTPGVLKHSQIPDQIHQQVESRLKILVQEIDNFQEKFLNANENAEGHQNTAAIEKKLDRLMSMISELVKTLRSK
- the LOC126557818 gene encoding serine/threonine-protein phosphatase 5 → MSSAAEETNHKSESSNAAAPASENTPEENPLQAKADELGARGNDYFKEQKYEQAIALYTEAIETCPNERFYANRSFAHFRQESYGYALSDADKAISMKSSYTKAYYRRAAALMALGRFKKALADLELVAKRCPSAKDAQDKYTECKKMVNKIAFEKAISVQHQEKSVEKMCRDLEFATIEDDYTGPKLENGKVTLEFMESLLEWYKKQNKLHKNFAYRILCDMETLLKTQPSLVEITIPDSQKFTVCGDIHGQFYDLLHIFEINGLPSPTNPYLFNGDFVDRGSFSVECIFTLFGFKLLYPNHFFLARGNHESFNMNQLYGFTGEVVSKYSQNMADMFTLVYNWLPLCHLINKKVLVMHGGLFSKDNVSLDDLRAIDRNCQPPEDGLMCELLWSDPHPQPGRVPSKRGVGIEFGPDVTEAFLKYNNLDYIIRSHEVKAEGYEVDHNGKCITVFSAPNYCDQMKNLGAFITLKGNDLTPKFTTYSESPHPLIRPMAYAYSLMS
- the LOC126556919 gene encoding TELO2-interacting protein 1 homolog; translated protein: MDNFSEIFITIKPLFDAVIRKPTKEGILKLNEHLKQVDSNSVLVLQNIFLQQLVILVDAVPGQNQNELKTHLLECIITILQKGRLTKAVALKTTLLATVKLIYDKETGKLRPNLSEEYKLSVLKVLSFATRHIQTELIEEIYVKENLTLLSQAIFVCVRILETERARKLRFQAVDSVLSLLQIHDDFDFDDIVLRCQVAELLFIALPKLLAIFVSIINGDEKQGTAVYRIAIKALGRTLSLIFEDYSKEATNDEYCVERFRQLTASMAGKDGNANVLGLGLREDDKIKYFNETERTREWLLQAEKKVEKVLQLILHLRGHEEELVRLEFAKMNCELLRNCTYNMPTCTMHYLQTVIAMCHDESERVRAACEKCQESMPSFTISFAGNRTDELFFEALNQMPRIIYRGEEREQIANFRLITGFLSFFSASQLASVFSCQNILEQFIMVLLAAAELESVDELIRREYVSYRFQYEEGFHLQKEKKESRWIVLKNVSSARAKQSFLDLIHKLRKHEQAVNTVLMYILEDFYASRLNSNGYLFILSELIPDPNTDCSPAQLEPFKTLLSEVLQPHHWFLELDENDNIADQKYNALHICLVVRTIARLARLMKDEFHWNLYDALRILLQCCGSTLNCINESTELALDVVAHSQGLSSIEQLIHHNLDYISQQVTRCLRRKEHFRDGMNILEAVLRFVPYETSNVLESTVTPIIMNILDSYSQYGENNSIVCLRVLQIFIHSIKLRYEHFMNLEPANPSNEKASTNLVEQIERLQKLLQQEIANEPDDIEFKPDEVTEEQTDIDEHGNEAEMEENKDDEELLPAHVKIVLRILTVNFKHLASSDDAERIIALCTLNEGIYVLQRYENQLLPLVHNIWFNFTERFSDRNPAVVSNAFDLLLTLARLAKDFIRNRSLDDVLPKMYKFMQDHWNADASAHQVYKLQCKFLASVDELVRNLNFSEKQLDQVLEVVRLYLEKCERRELRKRAAECMQRMRTVNSLAVFLKCGCKVGLQ